A stretch of DNA from Microlunatus sp. Gsoil 973:
GGCATACGGATGGATCGTCACCATCCTGCTCGGCATCGGCGGTGCCTTGATCGGGTACTGGCTCGCCTCAATGATGGGCGTCGCCGAGACCGGGGGGATCGACTGGATCCGCTGGATCCTCAGCGTCGCCGTTGCCGCCGTGTTGAGCGTGATCTTCAGCGCCATCACCAAGCGGCGGAAGGAGGTCCTCTGACCCCCGCCCCACGGCCAGGTCCCGCCCGCCGACCGGCTCGTCGCGCCTGCGACCCGAGCCGGTCGGGGGCTGCTAGTTTGCCCACATGGAGCTGGCCGACGAGA
This window harbors:
- a CDS encoding GlsB/YeaQ/YmgE family stress response membrane protein gives rise to the protein MTIIGTIIAGLVVGILARVVLPGKQAYGWIVTILLGIGGALIGYWLASMMGVAETGGIDWIRWILSVAVAAVLSVIFSAITKRRKEVL